A region from the Ptychodera flava strain L36383 chromosome 10, AS_Pfla_20210202, whole genome shotgun sequence genome encodes:
- the LOC139141870 gene encoding ADP-ribosylation factor-like protein 13B: protein MFSLMGNCFVWIKERRVPPRKVTLCLVGLDNAGKTTAIKGVKGEPLESVAPTVGFSSVDFKVDKFQITVYDLGGGKKIRGIWRNYYSESHGVVFVIDAADQERLEESRETLKAVLGDKRVQGKPLLVLANKQDEDGALDEIDICEKLNLEDMVNESQSPCRVETCSATLGIGKKMDKSIKSGFKWLLMTISEEWDELGKRVEEETQEQRELEAIEKKERLERVRKIREEREREEEERRKREGIEKEESEDDDDDDVHVGDNPFKPVEKMKFDSKNKKPKKKPTKQEKLPEDTDEDEMKVKNHKSYASDEEDEEIVTKKPHKSPRMKKKKSPRKQRFSDDDEDGYKQSYESPKLTPRSRTKKTGGYGFYLDDDSDEDNKKSDESDYSRQKYDHELERKKETFFRSQRRDDSDSYEMDSASVEDSKHSGRRRIIHVASDQDDDADEMYYSSKSKNAKESSFQEESRLPRYGGGDDDDEDLMIVKMRKEVAEESEKKKKKKKKLKKKNKLAPMSLDGEDEFHPPPLQAPIMAPSWAQAPGQRNIFEVRASRPPRLAPLMEKHTPRSSSPVESNSFGQQNWGLAEDLPELPRRTKPNTDEDDDLML from the exons AGCCTCTTGAAAGTGTTGCCCCAACTGTAGGTTTCTCAAGTGTAGACTTTAAGGTTGACAAGTTTCAAATTACGGTCTATGACCTCGGAGGTGGCAAGAAGATCCGAGGAATCTGGCGGAACTACTACTCTGAAAGCCATGGGGTTGTATTTGTCATTGATGCCGCTGATCAAGAGAGACTGGAAGAGTCAAGGGAAACTCTGAAGGCTGTGCTGGGAGACAAACGGGTACAAGGAAAACCATTGTTGGT CCTTGCAAACAAACAAGATGAAGACGGTGCTCTTGATGAAATTGACATCTGTGAGAAGCTGAATCTTGAAGACATGGTGAACGAGAGTCAGAGTCCTTGCAGAGTG GAGACATGTTCTGCGACTCTCGGCATCGGCAAGAAGATGGACAAGTCAATCAAGTCGGGATTCAAGTGGCTGTTGATGACTATCAGTGAGGAATGGGATGAACTGGGAAAGAGAGTTGAAGAGGAAACACAGGAACAAAGGGAACTAGAGGCTATTGAAAAGAAAGAGAGATTGGAGAGGGTCAGGAAAATCCGGGAAGAAAG AGAAAGGGAGGAAGAGGAAAGAAGGAAAAGAGAAGGAATTGAGAAAGAAGaaagtgaagatgatgatgatgatgatgtccatGTTGGTGACAATCCTTTCAAACctgttgaaaaaatgaaa tttGACAGCAAGAATAAAAAACCAAAGAAGAAACCCACTAAGCAAGAGAAACTCCCCGAAGATACCGATGAAGATGAGATGAAAGTGAAAAATCACAAATCATATGCATCTGATGAGGAGGATGAAGAAATTGTGACCAAAAAGCCTCACAAAAGTCCAAGgatgaagaaaaagaaatcaCCACGGAAACAGAGATtcagtgatgatgatgaggatggCTATAAACAATCGTACGAATCTCCCAAATTGACACCTAGATCTAGAACTAAAAAAACAGGGGGATATGGATTTTATTTggatgatgacagtgatgagGACAACAAAAAGTCTGACGAATCAGACTATTCCAGGCAAAAATATGACCATGAACTTGAACggaaaaaagaaacatttttcagAAGTCAAAGGCGTGATGACAGTGACAGTTATGAAATGGACAGTGCAAGTGTGGAAGATTCCAAGCATTCTGGCAGGAGACGTATTATTCATGTGGCTTCAGATCAGGATGATGACGCTGATGAAATGTATTATTCCTCAAAATCCAAGAATGCGAAGGAGTCCTCGTTCCAGGAGGAAAGTCGGTTGCCACGATacggtggtggtgatgatgatgatgaggaccTGATGATTGTGAAGATGAGGAAGGAAGTGGCAG AGGAaagtgaaaagaaaaagaagaagaagaagaaactcaagaagaaaaataaattggctCCAATGTCACTTGATGGTGAAGATGAGTTCCATCCTCCACCTCTTCAAGCACCTATTATGGCTCCATCATGGGCACAGGCTCCAGGGCAAAGGAACATTTTTGAAGTCAGAGCCTCTCGTCCACCCAGGTTGGCGCCTCTCATGGAGAAACACACACCAAGATCCAGCAGTCCAGTGGAGTCAAATT CTTTTGGACAGCAAAACTGGGGACTTGCGGAAGATCTCCCTGAACTTCCAAGGAGGACAAAGCCAAACacagatgaagatgatgatcTTATGTTATAG